DNA from Quercus lobata isolate SW786 chromosome 1, ValleyOak3.0 Primary Assembly, whole genome shotgun sequence:
attattttttttttttgtggggggtaaacattttgaaaatgcaGTGAGATCCCTAATATTTGCCactaattcttttttctttttcttttttcgatgCCACTAATTCTAGCAAATGAAAGTACATATAAAACCAATTTGTTCAACCAAAAGGTTTTCAGTAAGATAGAAAGAACACGTGGCCAAAACCCATTTGTCCAAACATCTCTTAGGATAAGGAAATGGATATGAACTATGAAGGCCTTGTAAACATGCGATCACCATATGCTATTTGCACTTTTATCTAGCAAATAATATTCCTACACTACTCCATATGTAAGATTACTTTGACAACAACAAAGAGAGTGATTAGAGTATCAGACTGCAAAGATGGCTTCCATGACCATGACTACCTCATTCCTAGGTGGTGCAACCTCAACCGTGACCAAACAACACTCTTCTTCCTCAGCTCGCCGTGGCCTAGTTGTGGCCAAGGCCTCAGAAGGAGAAAAAACCAACTTGGAATTCAACAACAGCAAGGAAGAGAGAAGCAGTAGTGGGAGGAGGGACTTGGTctttgctgctgctgctgctgcagCATTCTCTGTTGCAAAGGTTGCTCTTGCTGATGAGCCAAAGAAAGGTTCCCCAGAAGCCAGGAAGAAGTATGCACCTATTTGTGCCACAATGCCTACTGCACGTATCTGTCACAATATCAAGTGATCAGGgtgtttggttttcttggctATTGTTTATGGTTTGGTTTGAGAGAAATGTAAAAGATGTAACTCTATGCTCATGTGTATCCTTGttattagaataatggttaaacaGTTAAATTTGCCATTTCTTACGACTATTAGTTTATCATAGTTTTAGAAAAGGTAATACGAGTTTAAGGTAGtttatcaatcatttttttttcctcccttttgATTTGCCTACTCCAAGCATATGTAACCCAAGCTGTTATCAATGTTTTGAGTGCTAACTAAAAATAGGGTAGGATCAAAAATTCAGAAATGTCACTGAAAATTGGAATTATAAGTAGAAGAGTTAGGATGACACAAAAGGAGGACCTTGCCATCTGTCTGGGCATGATTTTGACTGGTTTTAGTGCCAGAATTTGGAATTCTCTATTGGGTTTTCCCTTGTGCTAGGAATTCAATCTTCAGAGAATTGGAATCAATCAAAATTCACCATGCCTCGGATTGAAGTGCACCGATGCCCAATTATAATAGCCAAGGGTGCTTATGAAAACAAAaggttaaaatatatatatatattgaggtgAATTATCTCACTTGTTTGGATCAATTAAAGCCAGTTCAAGGTCATACAAAAACTTTTGGTGGGATTTGTGAAGTTGCCTGTCAACCAAAATTGAGGATTTCCAGGCATCTTTACCCTTTCAACATAATAACACTTAGAACTCCAAATTGAATAACTGGATATCTCATTGGAAAACACATCAAACAACAAATTATACACAAGTCTTAGAATAGATATTTCTGATTAATGCATGGAACTGAATTTTATTAAGCAACCATAAATAAAAACTCTCCTAACCAAATGGAAAATAGGATCCAAAATTTAGGGAAATTACACAAATTGTGCGGCAGAAAAACTGAAACACACACAAATTTCATACAATACGGTCAATATACCAGCATCATCCACTCCTGCTGTTTACCGAAGAGTAACAGACTGGAGAGAAGATCGTTCCAACATTCACCTTAGCCATCCCACAATGCAGGAAAAAAATTGCAGATGACTTCCATGCCAACTCATTCCCCCTTTCCATTTTGCTGGGAAGCAACAAAATTTCGGATGACTTCCATGGCTAACTGATGAGCATTCTTGTTCTGCAGTTTTGCAAGTTGGTCCACAGCTTCATACGTCTCCTTATCAGCAAAAAGCTTCAGGTTGTACCTTGATGGTGCCAACACTGGACCTTCCCATTTGTCAACCAGCTCTTGAAGTTTCTCAAATCCCTGACAAAGAACAATTGCATTCCACATCAATCACTTGGCCATTAACCTAACAAAACTTTCAATTTACCACACAAATTTTAGACGACCAACTAATTTTCCCACAAGTAGCCCAATAGATAATAAGTACAGAATCCTAGTTGCTTTGCTACTCACCATGCGGGTTGTGAAGTCGCCAAATGATTCTTTAGATTGCCTTCTACGTTTCCAATTATAAAACAAAGGTTCCAAAACTTTTTCAAGGTCTTGAAGCTTAACCTTATTCATGAAGGCTCTTGCTAATGAAGTTTGACTGGGGTTTCCACCAAGCCAGATCTGTATTTTAACACGTTAGAAATGGAATTGAATAACttaacaaaaagacataatttaAAGAGAAAAGGGGGTTGAGCACATGATTGTGATACCTGATAGCTGTTCGGACCATCACCAACCAGTCCAAGTTCAGCCATGTATGGTCTAGCACAACCGTTTGGGCAGCCAGTTATCCTTATAACCACAGATTCACTATACTTGAGACCAACCTGAAATCACAAAGGCTTTACCCATTAATATGTGTCCTGACTCCTGATCCCTATATAGACGTAGTATTGACCTTCCAGCTGTATTTAGTACTCTGAATTAGCGTATACCTTCTCAAATGTTGCTCGAACCCGCTTAAGTATGTCAGGTATTCCTCGTTCAGCCTCAGTTATTGCAAGTGGGCAAAGTGGGAAGGCTGGACATGCCATTGCAGTTAAGTTGAGAGGGTCTACATACCTTGGGTGCTGTAGACAACTAAAACTAGTGAATAAATGCTCACATACAAAACAGGGTatgatccaaaaaaatatattaaaaaatacaaataagctcaaacaaacaaattctATAATGAAGAGCCAAAAAGGAAAGGCCTGATTAACCATAACATGTTGCAACTTTGATGAACATTTGAATGCAGAAAGTTTAATGGAAATCCTTCAATCTAAGAAAAGGAGGAGGTGGGTGAAGAAGCAGAAAGGAAGCTAATAACCCTTGAAATCTAGTGGGACCTACATGATTTCCCATgcaataaaaacaattatatattcAAGCAGTTAACAACATTCTATGACTACTGCAAACTTTGAACAAATTAATCGAGCACATAATGTCAAGGATTTGAATCAAGTCTAGTCAAATTGAGCCATTCGAGATGAAATTCTCATATACATTTCTGTTTGACCCTATGTGAAATACATTCACATAACCTACTTTGGTGAAATGTTCGACTCAATACTGATGGAAATTTTCACAGAATAGAAAGTACATCGCCACAACACCATTGATATCTACTGAAAATATTGAATATCTTACCAGAAGACCAGCTTGAGCAAGGGCAGTAGTGATGGGACGCTTCCATGAGTTGCGAATATCACACAAGATGATGTTCTGGTTTGGTGTAAGCCGCACACTCAAATCATACTTCTCTATTATCTCTCTTAATGTCGTCTTCATCTTCCCCTTAATACGGCCATTATCAACATGGAGCCCACAAAATAAACTGCCATCACCCTGTGAAAAAGATTTATGGTTGGATAAAGGGCATATATTAGGCACAATTAGCATAAAGGTATGATTTGAGAAAGCAATACATAATCAAAACCTGAAGACAGAACTAATTAACGTGAGTTTGGATTAGCCTTTTTTACTTTCAGGCTTTTAGCTTATTTGCTCATATTCTCATTTTCTTTAGTACAATTGTACTTTTGTTAACTTTCAAAAAATAAGCAATCATAAGCTTTCAACAAAAAGCTAATCTAAAGACATAAGATAAGATGTCCAGATCAATCAGAACATACCTGCTCATGCCATCCCAAGTAACTTTTAAATTCCCACTCTGGCAATTCACGAAAAgactcaaatttttttccataGTATTGCTCAACAACACTTCTAAACTTTTCAATACCCCAGGAGTCTATCAAATATTTCATTCTACTATACTTCCGATCATCTCTTCTCCCATGTTCTCGTTGTGTAACAACAATAGCTTTCACTGCATACAATATATCCTCTTTTGGCACAAAACCCAAAGGTTCTCCGAGACGTGGAAAAGTGGTCTCCAACCTATGTGTTCTTCCCATACCGCCACCAACCTGAAACAGAAATGTTAATGAACTATCAATTATGAGCCATAGAATTAAACATGGATACATTTAACATATGCCCATCTTACATATATGTTGAATCCCTGAGGTTCCCCTTCATCATcagtaacaacaacaacaccaatATCATTTGTAAGAATATCAACTGAGTTGTCTGTAGGTACAGTGACTGCAATTTTGAATTTCCTTGGCAAGAACTGAGTTCCATATATAGGCTCAGCTGATTCAGGGAAATTCGTTCCATGAGAATTATCATTGCGAGCCTTCACTACTTCAGGAGGTTCTGCGGTCATCACTTGCTCCCCATCCACCCACACATCATAGTAGAAACCAGACTGAGGAGTAAGGAGTGCAGCAATATTCTCTGCAGTTTGCTGTGCAAATTGGTAATCTTTTCTTGTAAATGGAGCAGCAGGAGCAAGAACATTCCTGTTGAGATCACCACATGCACCAAGAGTTGAGCCCATGTTTTTAATAAGGGTACTCATAACCGTCTTGAGGTCCTTCTTCAGAACTCCATGGAGCTGGAATGTTTGTCTGGTGGTCAAACGAAGTGTTCCTATTCCAAATTGGTCGGCAAGATCATCCATTGTCAAGTAGAGTCTATTTGACACTTTTCCACAAGGGTTCTTAGTACGAAGCATAAATGAGTAATTCCTTGCACCACGATCATCTCTGTTGTACTGTTGATAGCTCCCATGGAACTTGATCACTTGTGTGGCAGCCTCATTTATGTTTGGAGCATCTGTCAGCAATTCCTCATTAAGAGGGTACCTAATGTAATTACTTTGTTCTTTGATAATTTCAACCTTACTACGCTTAGTTTCAGTAGCAGTGCCGGGCCTTGCTGGCTGTAGGAAAAAGATTACacaagttttcaaaaacaagtacTTTTATTTCCTAAAAATGGAAACATATCAATCTAGCATACAGCATCCACCAAAAGGAGTTACATTTGAGCCTATGCTTGCTAATAacaaataagtaataaattgaACTCAATTATGAAATAATCACATATGCTAATTTGAGGGAACTTTTTTTATTGCTTGTTTAAACCATGCTTCTTTTCTAGCAACAACAGAAGAATAGGAAAAAGACAGGAAAtgaaataattagaaaaatacatatcctgttaaaaaaatagttttatgtAGAGTAACCAACCATAAAATGATTTGCCTATCACAAAGAAAGATTCGCACATCAGCATGCATACAAAGCCAAAAAAGTGCACAAAGATTATTACCCTTTTTTCAGCTTCACGCAAAAGACAGTACATGAACTAATGAAGTCTAGCATTGCAGTACCAATTCTCTCAACCATCCACACATGATTACTACCAATCTGAATAAACATAAACTACTTTGGATTCTtagaaaaaataactttttttttttttaaggaatttgattaaataaaaaaccttgaTTTGGTTCTTAGAACAAGTAAAGGTCGTATCCAATGCAAAAAACTCCCACTTAGGGAGAGGTCATTAGCAGGCAGCCTTGCCCACGAATTTTTCACCTTGATTCTTAGaacaaatgagagaaaaatatacAGCCAACTACAAAAATGACTTCCTTTCTCAAACAATTTCCATTTCTTTCCTTGAATTTGAAGATGTTAAGAACTTTTATTGTGaacttgaaaaattcaaaatttttcctTTCCACTTTCAAATCAGAGATTTTGACAAAATTATCCATATCCAAATGGTGAAACATTTCAGAAAGGACAGAGGAGTTTCATCATTCCACAGCCAAAAATTACACTTACATttttctcaccaaccaaacatGTATACACAAACAGAAACACACAACAACAATGAGAAGAAACCACTATACGAAAATCACTTAAAATAATCTCATTCCTTAAAGCATTTAACTTTCATTTATCATCACCCTTCTCTTTCCTTTCCCCGCACATTCTTCGCATCCAATCAGCACCAactcccaaaaataaaaaataaaaaataaaaaaaccaaataaaaaaattaagacaaaaaacaaaaaaaaaatacaagcttgaaaagaaaatcgCTTCAAATTGGATCATCCATCTCCTTTTTATTTCCCCACACTTTCTCGGCATCcaaacaaatcactaaaacAGGAACAGAATCGAAAACATAGAGAGAATTCAAATTtcagaaacaaaataaaaagaaagaaaaatcgaACCGTGGAGACAGCTCTGATAACATGAGAAGAAGAGCTGGAAGAGGAGAGCAGGTGGGTGTGTCGTCTTCTTGTTGCTGTCGTCAGAGCAAGCGAATTGGAAGACGGCCTGAGAAGGCCGCCATGAACGAAGCTCGGAATCTGAAGCTTCGGGTCCTTTAGCAGAACCGTGTTCGCAGCTCCAAACGACGTCGTCATGGGGCCTCTCgctcagaaaaagaaaagaagcactgtgagtgtgtgtgtgtgtatgagagAGTGAATGAATGAGAGAAAGGGTTGagtaaatagagagagagagagaggctgttgttgaattgaaattgaatgGCTGGTATGAGGAAAAGCGAAGTGGTGTCCTTTTGAAAttcctttttatatataaatatgttttATGTACCTGGTAGTGGTACAGGCTAACGTGCGCCGGTCACGTGCCTGTCATGCGCATGCATGCATTCTTTAATATGATATATGATGTATCTATGAGGATAGCCTCCACGCGCCGTATTCAATGTGGTTGCTCCAAAAAGCGGCtttctttgaaaatatatttgaatttgagaATTTAGATCATATTTTTCTCTAGTCACATATTGTACAGCTACAGTCCACTTTTAGTCTTATCAAGTAAAAAAGTCCATTTTTAATTAGTGATGGAATGCAACAGGTATTTGCTACATGTACCATTTCTCTTCCAccatatatattttacaattgCATAAGTGACACATGTCATGTTAGTGACGTATGTTATGTTAGTTATGATTATCAATGTGtcaaatatatttgatattgactactatgtatttatgtatttatattaggttggaataaaatttatatcttatataaaaatgttattttaaatatttattaataataatagatttcttttcttagaattttatgaatttattattattattactttttaaattaCTTATGGATTTATTATCAATGGTTAATATTAAAACcaatttttgttgatgattGATGGATATCctttttgaaattaaatgaacataagtaatttttaaaactttttaaatgaacaaatgttattttttgagttattcAATATGTAAAGGCGTTCAAATCTTCTATCTcatacctaattaattaaatactatttgGACTCTATGTAAAGTTGTTTAGCATGATCTCATGAGGTTTAATTAATTgcacaacaaataaataagaatttatATTTGCTGACAATTTAACaaattttgattaataaaattttgggcaCAAACCCATATAACCAGACGCCGATACGGAGGGGGGTAAAAGCGCGTGGAGCTATCAATATTTAACATATGTCATATAATAGAGCGACAGACatgcaaaaaacaaatttggatTCCTTACTACATTGAACCTGGACAGAAACGACCACGTTGCCAAAACCAATTTTTGCTTTGGTCCAATATTTTTAGATtagattttagtattttaattttaccatgGTCTGGTCTGGTCTGGTCTGGTCAGGTAGATTTTTCAAAGACCTTATATAGATTCTGATCTAAACTAAAGTGGAGAGATTCAAATTCAGTTCGTGTTTGCCATACTTGCAACTTGCTAGAAGgcctgtttgtttgtttagtcAAAAACCCGATAATATATATTAGAGTACTTTAAGGACCGTTTGATAACGTTGttttagtaatattgtttgtattttttgagaatatatatatgtgaaaatacgtataatattatttaaaaattaaaactatattGTTAAACTACTATATCAAACAGGCCTTAATTGTAGGGACAAGGAGTAGGAGAGTACACCAcccacttattattattattattattattattattattattattattaacttttttccAAGGGAAATGTTTATTATATCACACTAACCAATAAAAGGTTTTCAAAATACATTAAACTTATGGcttca
Protein-coding regions in this window:
- the LOC115962294 gene encoding photosystem II 5 kDa protein, chloroplastic-like codes for the protein MASMTMTTSFLGGATSTVTKQHSSSSARRGLVVAKASEGEKTNLEFNNSKEERSSSGRRDLVFAAAAAAAFSVAKVALADEPKKGSPEARKKYAPICATMPTARICHNIK
- the LOC115975268 gene encoding sulfite reductase [ferredoxin], chloroplastic-like, yielding MTTSFGAANTVLLKDPKLQIPSFVHGGLLRPSSNSLALTTATRRRHTHLLSSSSSSSHVIRAVSTPARPGTATETKRSKVEIIKEQSNYIRYPLNEELLTDAPNINEAATQVIKFHGSYQQYNRDDRGARNYSFMLRTKNPCGKVSNRLYLTMDDLADQFGIGTLRLTTRQTFQLHGVLKKDLKTVMSTLIKNMGSTLGACGDLNRNVLAPAAPFTRKDYQFAQQTAENIAALLTPQSGFYYDVWVDGEQVMTAEPPEVVKARNDNSHGTNFPESAEPIYGTQFLPRKFKIAVTVPTDNSVDILTNDIGVVVVTDDEGEPQGFNIYVGGGMGRTHRLETTFPRLGEPLGFVPKEDILYAVKAIVVTQREHGRRDDRKYSRMKYLIDSWGIEKFRSVVEQYYGKKFESFRELPEWEFKSYLGWHEQGDGSLFCGLHVDNGRIKGKMKTTLREIIEKYDLSVRLTPNQNIILCDIRNSWKRPITTALAQAGLLHPRYVDPLNLTAMACPAFPLCPLAITEAERGIPDILKRVRATFEKVGLKYSESVVIRITGCPNGCARPYMAELGLVGDGPNSYQIWLGGNPSQTSLARAFMNKVKLQDLEKVLEPLFYNWKRRRQSKESFGDFTTRMGFEKLQELVDKWEGPVLAPSRYNLKLFADKETYEAVDQLAKLQNKNAHQLAMEVIRNFVASQQNGKGE